Part of the Woronichinia naegeliana WA131 genome, TGGGACGACCTCGCTTTCCAGTCCTTAATACTTCGTGACAAATATTAAATAGCAGTTGACTATATCGCTTTTCTCCATCTGTAAATAACTGGAGAGATTCTGCACTCCTTTCAAATAATTCCGCTACCGTCATCATTGCTTCTAGAAATAATTTCTGCTCTTTTCGACCACATTTTAAATGCCAAATAAAGCGGCTAGCCCTGTCCATGAGCACGATTGTCCACCCCTCAGAGGCACTTGCTTCTTTATTTTTTCCAACTTTTGTGTATAGTTCATCCCCTTCTATTACTAATTTAACAAATTCATTCACTAAGGCGTATAAAAATAATGTCTCTTGTAATCCTGATAATTTCTTTTCCCAATTCAATATTGTTGTTTTCGCGTAGCCGAATACTCGGGCTGCTGCATTTAATCCTATTCCTTCCATTCTGGCTTTTAATACTTTTACAATTTCACTTAATGGGGTTTCTAAGCCAGCGATTACGCTACCATAAGTCTCAGCAAAACAAGAACTACATTCTTGACAAATGAACATTTTACGTTCCCCGTTACCTTTCGTTTGATAATGAGAATGTATTTTTACTTTTTCACTATAGCAATGAGGGCAGTTTTTCTGAAATAAGGCTTCCTCTTTCTCTTGGGGTAAGCCAATATCACTTAGGAGGTCAATTGAGCTTTTATTCAATGTTGACATTGCTTTCTGTTTTCCCTTTCTTTAATATAATGACAATAATAATAGTATAACAAAAACGGGAATATGTCCAGTCGTAAGTTATTTTCTATTTTCTCAAACTCTTACACCATAACTTTTTCTAGCTTTGATCACACGATACCAGTACCGATTATTTCAGTTATCAAGATTTGAGTTTAAAAAATAAGTTCAAGAAAATGGCACTTCCAATATTAAAAAGCAAGTTTTATAAAGCATTGACAAGAATACCAAAAAGATTAATTCGTGAGACTTTACTAAAAAACATTCAGACATTATTTTGGCGTAGATTAAATCCAAGATTTGATCTTATGTACAAGGTTTCTGATTCTGAAGCCTATGCTTCTATTGATGTTCACGAATGTATATATTGGTTTTTAGCAAGAGGTTATGATTGTCTTTCTCATCCAACAGTTATCCGCAGAATTACTGCTGGTCACGATATAGTTTTGCTAAGAAAAAATATGCCTTAATTAAAGCAGTTTTTACCTTGGTGAGCTATAAAAATAGCTCTCAAAGCCTTGCTATATAAGCATTCTTATGATTTCATCCTTGCTTAAAACGCTATAAGATTAATTTGTGAACATTCTTTCCTATATCCATCCCATCCGTACCTATTTACCCTGTACCGGTGCAGGAAGACATATCAACAACATCTTGCTGGGATTAGCATCCCATGAGTCAATAAACTTAGAGTTGCTATGTTCCCGACAATGGTTACAAGCAGATGGTAAACTTGATTTACGTTCTCCCCTGCGAGATATACCATTAAAAACTTTCCCATTACCAGAGAATCTCACCGAACGACTGTGGAAATTAACTCAATTTCCTAAAATGGATAAATACCTTTCTCCAAACACAGATTGGTTATTTACACCCATGGAAACCTATATTCCAGTTTCATGTTGTCCAGTAGGCGTTACAATCCACGATATTCAAGCTTTTGAAACTGATTTACCTTGGTCTAATACTCGTGAACATCGCTGGTTTCGTTATAAATGGAGCCAGTGGATTTATAGGGCTTTGGCTAATTATCGGGTAATTTTTACCGTCTCCGAATTTTCCAAAGCTCGCATGGTTGAATTACTGGGAGCAGATGCAAATAAAATAGTGGTTGTGGGAAATGGTGTAGAACGATCTTTTTATGATATTGCTTCAATTGATCCACTGAAGCTAGAAAGACCTATCAACAATCCTTACACATTCGTTATTGGTGGATTACGATTAAAAAAAGGAGCAGATTTTGTCCTAGATGTTGCCAAAGGTTTGCTAGATGCAAATTCTGATATACAGATTGTTATAGCTGGTGATTCTGAACCAGAATATATTGCAGCAGCTAAAGATTTACCTAATGTAAAACTATTAGGAATAGTACCAGATAATGATTTGCCTCGGCTGATGCGTTGTGCTTCATCACTGTTGTTTCTTTCCCATTATGAAGGTTTTGGCATTCCCGCAATAGAAGCAATGGTTGTAGGCACTCCCGCAGTAGTCAGTAACCGCG contains:
- a CDS encoding IS1 family transposase, with translation MSTLNKSSIDLLSDIGLPQEKEEALFQKNCPHCYSEKVKIHSHYQTKGNGERKMFICQECSSCFAETYGSVIAGLETPLSEIVKVLKARMEGIGLNAAARVFGYAKTTILNWEKKLSGLQETLFLYALVNEFVKLVIEGDELYTKVGKNKEASASEGWTIVLMDRASRFIWHLKCGRKEQKLFLEAMMTVAELFERSAESLQLFTDGEKRYSQLLFNICHEVLRTGKRGRPTKVLPKGLVVRLKNKSSKRRDSEGKLKKVETPKPEHPETTKKPEEKDIHANHVEAFNSAIRRYLAAFRRRTNTYAKSVVGLQRVLDIFWMVHNFVRSHFTTREVPAVALGIIEKGLTWEDLLQIRLIS
- a CDS encoding glycosyltransferase family 4 protein, producing the protein MNILSYIHPIRTYLPCTGAGRHINNILLGLASHESINLELLCSRQWLQADGKLDLRSPLRDIPLKTFPLPENLTERLWKLTQFPKMDKYLSPNTDWLFTPMETYIPVSCCPVGVTIHDIQAFETDLPWSNTREHRWFRYKWSQWIYRALANYRVIFTVSEFSKARMVELLGADANKIVVVGNGVERSFYDIASIDPLKLERPINNPYTFVIGGLRLKKGADFVLDVAKGLLDANSDIQIVIAGDSEPEYIAAAKDLPNVKLLGIVPDNDLPRLMRCASSLLFLSHYEGFGIPAIEAMVVGTPAVVSNRASLPEVVGTAGIVVEPEDTATIVDTLIQLQENSQLREDYIQRGKEQARQYTWSNCVNILQKAFIEYS